A genomic window from Cricetulus griseus strain 17A/GY chromosome 4, alternate assembly CriGri-PICRH-1.0, whole genome shotgun sequence includes:
- the Trmt2a gene encoding tRNA (uracil-5-)-methyltransferase homolog A isoform X1 — MSEKPDTEVKQRERDAEDVNLAREHMEGCGPDASAVHSPAVPERQEQSGPAAGPATQPGLYSYIRDDLFTSEIFKLELQNVPRHASFSDVRRFLGRFGLQSHKIKLFGQPPCAFVTFRSAAERDKALRVLHGALWKGRPLSVRLARPKADPMARKRRQEGDGEPSVTQIADVVTPLWTVPYSEQLEQKRQECERVLQKLAKEIGSTNRALLPWLLTQRQRHNKACCPLEGVRPSPQQTEYRNKCEFLVGVGIDGEDNTVGCRFGKYKGGTCAVAAPFDTVHIPEATKQVVKAFQEFIRSTPYLAYDPETYTGHWKQLTVRTSRRGQAMAIVYFHPQKLSSEEMAGLKASLVYHFMEGPGKASGVTCLYFVEEGQRKTPSQEGLPLEHMAGDQCIQEDLLGLTFRISPHAFFQVNTPAAEVLYTVIQEWAQLDGSSTVLDVCCGTGTIGLALARKVKRVVGIELCQEAVEDARVNALTNELSNVEFHCGRAEDLVPGLVSRLSSQQLVAILDPPRAGLHSKVILAIRRAENIKRLLYVSCNPRAAMGNFVDLCRAPSNRVKGIPFHPVKAVAVDLFPQTPHCEMLILFERMEQHPNGIGTLGHQDSPTTRDLLDSTPLETETALSS; from the exons ATGAGTGAGAAGCCGGACACGGAAGtaaagcagagggagagagatgcaGAAGATGTGAACCTG GCTCGGGAGCACATGGAGGGCTGCGGCCCAGATGCCAGTGCAGTACACAGCCCTGCAGTCCCAGAACGTCAGGAACAGTCTGGACCAGCTGCAGGGCCTGCAACTCAGCCTGGGCTCTACAGCTACATAAGAGATGATCTGTTCACCTCAGAGATCTTTAAACTGGAGCTGCAAAATGTGCCTCGCCATGCCAGCTTCAGTGATGTCCGGCGCTTTTTGGGCCGTTTTGGTCTACAATCCCACAAAATCAAACTCTTTGGACAACCACCATGTGCCTTTGTAACATTTCGCAGCGCTGCTGAACGAGACAAGGCCTTGCGAGTGCTGCACGGCGCTCTCTGGAAAGGCCGCCCACTCAGCGTGCGCCTGGCTCGACCCAAGGCTGACCCCATGGCTAGAAAGAGGCGGCAGGAAGGTGATGGTGAGCCATCAGTTACACAGATTGCCGACGTGGTGACCCCTCTTTGGACAGTACCCTACTCCGAGCAGCTGGAGCAGAAGCGGCAGGAATGTGAACGGGTGCTGCAGAAACTGGCCAA GGAAATTGGGAGCACTAACCGTGCCCTGCTACCCTGGCTGCTCACTCAGAGACAACGACACAATAAGGCTTGTTGCCCACTGGAGGGGGTCAGGCCATCACCCCAGCAG ACTGAATATCGTAATAAGTGTGAGTTTCTGGTCGGAGTTGGGATAGATGGAGAAGACAACACTGTTGGCTGCCGGTTTGGCAAGTACAAGGGTGGAACTTGTGCTGTGGCAGCCCCCTTTGACACTGTGCACATTCCAGAGGCCACTAAGCAGGTGGTGAAGGCCTTCCAGGAATTCATTCG GTCCACCCCATACTTGGCATATGACCCCGAGACATATACAGGCCACTGGAAACAGCTGACTGTTCGTACCAGCCGCAGAGGCCAGGCCATGGCCATTGTCTACTTCCACCCCCAG AAACTGAGCTCAGAGGAGATGGCAGGGCTGAAGGCCTCCCTGGTATACCATTTCATGGAAGGACCAGGCAAGGCCAGTGGAGTGACTTGCCTCTACTTTGTAGAGGAGGGACAGAG GAAGACTCCCAGCCAGGAAGGCCTGCCCCTGGAGCATATGGCTGGTGACCAGTGCATCCAGGAGGACCTGCTGGGACTGACCTTCCGCATCTCCCCTCATGCATTCTTCCAG GTAAACACACCTGCAGCTGAGGTGCTCTACACAGTCATCCAAGAATGGGCTCAGCTGGATGGGAGCAGTACTGTGCTGGATGTGTGCTGTGGCACTGGCACCATAGGCCTGGCCCTGGCCCGG AAGGTGAAGAGAGTAGTTGGGATTGAGCTGTGCCAGGAAGCTGTGGAGGATGCCCGTGTGAATGCCCTCACCAATG AGTTGAGCAATGTTGAGTTCCACTGCGGCAGAGCTGAGGATCTTGTGCCAGGCTTGGTGAGCAGGCTGTCCTCCCAGCAACTTGTAGCTATCCTAGACCCGCCACGGGCTGGCCTAC ATTCCAAAGTGATACTGGCCATTCGTAGAGCTGAGAACATCAAGCGACTTCTGTATGTTTCCTGCAATCCCCGGGCAGCCATGGGCAACTTTGTGGA CCTCTGTAGGGCCCCATCTAACCGAGTAAAAGGCATCCCATTCCATCCAGTCAAGGCTGTGGCCGTGGACCTGTTCCCACAGACTCCACACTGCGAAATGCTCATCCTGTTTGAAAGGATGGAACAACATCCTAATGGCATTGGAACCCTGGGGCATCAAGACTCTCCAACTACAAGAGATCTTCTTGATAGCACGCCACTGGAAACAGAGACTGCTCTCTCATCCTAG
- the Trmt2a gene encoding tRNA (uracil-5-)-methyltransferase homolog A isoform X2, with protein MSEKPDTEAREHMEGCGPDASAVHSPAVPERQEQSGPAAGPATQPGLYSYIRDDLFTSEIFKLELQNVPRHASFSDVRRFLGRFGLQSHKIKLFGQPPCAFVTFRSAAERDKALRVLHGALWKGRPLSVRLARPKADPMARKRRQEGDGEPSVTQIADVVTPLWTVPYSEQLEQKRQECERVLQKLAKEIGSTNRALLPWLLTQRQRHNKACCPLEGVRPSPQQTEYRNKCEFLVGVGIDGEDNTVGCRFGKYKGGTCAVAAPFDTVHIPEATKQVVKAFQEFIRSTPYLAYDPETYTGHWKQLTVRTSRRGQAMAIVYFHPQKLSSEEMAGLKASLVYHFMEGPGKASGVTCLYFVEEGQRKTPSQEGLPLEHMAGDQCIQEDLLGLTFRISPHAFFQVNTPAAEVLYTVIQEWAQLDGSSTVLDVCCGTGTIGLALARKVKRVVGIELCQEAVEDARVNALTNELSNVEFHCGRAEDLVPGLVSRLSSQQLVAILDPPRAGLHSKVILAIRRAENIKRLLYVSCNPRAAMGNFVDLCRAPSNRVKGIPFHPVKAVAVDLFPQTPHCEMLILFERMEQHPNGIGTLGHQDSPTTRDLLDSTPLETETALSS; from the exons ATGAGTGAGAAGCCGGACACGGAA GCTCGGGAGCACATGGAGGGCTGCGGCCCAGATGCCAGTGCAGTACACAGCCCTGCAGTCCCAGAACGTCAGGAACAGTCTGGACCAGCTGCAGGGCCTGCAACTCAGCCTGGGCTCTACAGCTACATAAGAGATGATCTGTTCACCTCAGAGATCTTTAAACTGGAGCTGCAAAATGTGCCTCGCCATGCCAGCTTCAGTGATGTCCGGCGCTTTTTGGGCCGTTTTGGTCTACAATCCCACAAAATCAAACTCTTTGGACAACCACCATGTGCCTTTGTAACATTTCGCAGCGCTGCTGAACGAGACAAGGCCTTGCGAGTGCTGCACGGCGCTCTCTGGAAAGGCCGCCCACTCAGCGTGCGCCTGGCTCGACCCAAGGCTGACCCCATGGCTAGAAAGAGGCGGCAGGAAGGTGATGGTGAGCCATCAGTTACACAGATTGCCGACGTGGTGACCCCTCTTTGGACAGTACCCTACTCCGAGCAGCTGGAGCAGAAGCGGCAGGAATGTGAACGGGTGCTGCAGAAACTGGCCAA GGAAATTGGGAGCACTAACCGTGCCCTGCTACCCTGGCTGCTCACTCAGAGACAACGACACAATAAGGCTTGTTGCCCACTGGAGGGGGTCAGGCCATCACCCCAGCAG ACTGAATATCGTAATAAGTGTGAGTTTCTGGTCGGAGTTGGGATAGATGGAGAAGACAACACTGTTGGCTGCCGGTTTGGCAAGTACAAGGGTGGAACTTGTGCTGTGGCAGCCCCCTTTGACACTGTGCACATTCCAGAGGCCACTAAGCAGGTGGTGAAGGCCTTCCAGGAATTCATTCG GTCCACCCCATACTTGGCATATGACCCCGAGACATATACAGGCCACTGGAAACAGCTGACTGTTCGTACCAGCCGCAGAGGCCAGGCCATGGCCATTGTCTACTTCCACCCCCAG AAACTGAGCTCAGAGGAGATGGCAGGGCTGAAGGCCTCCCTGGTATACCATTTCATGGAAGGACCAGGCAAGGCCAGTGGAGTGACTTGCCTCTACTTTGTAGAGGAGGGACAGAG GAAGACTCCCAGCCAGGAAGGCCTGCCCCTGGAGCATATGGCTGGTGACCAGTGCATCCAGGAGGACCTGCTGGGACTGACCTTCCGCATCTCCCCTCATGCATTCTTCCAG GTAAACACACCTGCAGCTGAGGTGCTCTACACAGTCATCCAAGAATGGGCTCAGCTGGATGGGAGCAGTACTGTGCTGGATGTGTGCTGTGGCACTGGCACCATAGGCCTGGCCCTGGCCCGG AAGGTGAAGAGAGTAGTTGGGATTGAGCTGTGCCAGGAAGCTGTGGAGGATGCCCGTGTGAATGCCCTCACCAATG AGTTGAGCAATGTTGAGTTCCACTGCGGCAGAGCTGAGGATCTTGTGCCAGGCTTGGTGAGCAGGCTGTCCTCCCAGCAACTTGTAGCTATCCTAGACCCGCCACGGGCTGGCCTAC ATTCCAAAGTGATACTGGCCATTCGTAGAGCTGAGAACATCAAGCGACTTCTGTATGTTTCCTGCAATCCCCGGGCAGCCATGGGCAACTTTGTGGA CCTCTGTAGGGCCCCATCTAACCGAGTAAAAGGCATCCCATTCCATCCAGTCAAGGCTGTGGCCGTGGACCTGTTCCCACAGACTCCACACTGCGAAATGCTCATCCTGTTTGAAAGGATGGAACAACATCCTAATGGCATTGGAACCCTGGGGCATCAAGACTCTCCAACTACAAGAGATCTTCTTGATAGCACGCCACTGGAAACAGAGACTGCTCTCTCATCCTAG